GTGCGTCTCAAGCTGCGTGTCGGCTGGCCGCGCCCAGTCTTCGCCGATGGTGTTGGCGTCCAGGCGAAAGCCGCCGGCGTCGCGCGCCACCAGCGGGGCGTCGATCAGGCTTTCGTGGCCGTCGGCGTCTTTGGTGACGATGGTGCAAGCGTCTTGCTGGTACACGCCCCAGGTCACTTGCAGGCTCTCGCCCACCATCACGCCAGGGACTTGGCGCACGTCGTATTCCTGCCCGGCGAAGCTTACGGTGAGGGTGACGCTGACCTTGCGGGCCTCGGGCGTGTGGGTGAGCAGGCGCTGGCAAACCTCGGGCGCGGGGGCGGTGCGCAGCTGCTCAGCGGTGATGGTGCGCCAGCAGTCGCTGCGGCTTGTGCGGTGGCGCGTGTGCTCGCGCTCGGCGTTGAACCAGGCGGCCCAGCGCTCGGCTTGTTGGTTGAGCTCGTCGAGGTCTGCCACGGGCCGAAAGCGCAAGCCGCTTTCAAAGCTGCGCTCGATGAGGTTGCGCGCCTGCTCGACCTGGCCGGTGGCGCGCGCGTTGCCCGGCGCGTGGGCGATGAGCTGCACGCCCAGGCGGCGCGCCAGGTTGCCAAACAGGCCGCTGGTGTTGGCGCTGCCCATGTCCATCATGAGGATGCGCGGCACGCCGTGGCAGGGGTCACCCGGGCGCGGCTGGATGAAGTGGATGAAGCTGTCGGCCAGGTTCTTGCCGCTCTCCGCGCCCATGACGTAGTGCACGGCGATGGAGCCGCTGTAGTGGTCGGTGCGCTCGTAGCTCCAGACGCGGTCGGCCTCGATGCGCTTCAGGTTGGCGGGCTTGTTCTTGTAGAAGCGCTCGCGCTCCATGACCTGCAGGCCGGCCTCGCGGTGGTTGGCTGCGTGCAGGTAGTACAACACGCACAGGCTGGCGTCGATCTGCCAGACGTGGTTGGGGTGCAGGCTTTTGAGCTCTACCGCCGGCGCCGGGCGGTTGATCTGGTCGG
The DNA window shown above is from Comamonas sp. NLF-1-9 and carries:
- a CDS encoding DDE-type integrase/transposase/recombinase yields the protein MALNPALVPALVEVSQRAAAAPPGGKGAVYASACAQLACSLPTLHRWLAEVRVAPQRKQRADAGRSALTREEALTLSAFLQLSHRKTGKRLMSIGEALEILRANGELRAQRLDPATGELLPLSASAVARSLRAHGLHPDQINRPAPAVELKSLHPNHVWQIDASLCVLYYLHAANHREAGLQVMERERFYKNKPANLKRIEADRVWSYERTDHYSGSIAVHYVMGAESGKNLADSFIHFIQPRPGDPCHGVPRILMMDMGSANTSGLFGNLARRLGVQLIAHAPGNARATGQVEQARNLIERSFESGLRFRPVADLDELNQQAERWAAWFNAEREHTRHRTSRSDCWRTITAEQLRTAPAPEVCQRLLTHTPEARKVSVTLTVSFAGQEYDVRQVPGVMVGESLQVTWGVYQQDACTIVTKDADGHESLIDAPLVARDAGGFRLDANTIGEDWARPADTQLETHRKELLRHAYQASSDEAAEAAHKARAVPFGGRIDPGKRIDLAPERTWLPLRGTAVQPGASAPVRAARVLTHFEAAAWLTAGGVPPTPERHASVRAWHPEGVPEDQLDALKARLLTKATLRVVAS